A portion of the Liberibacter crescens BT-1 genome contains these proteins:
- a CDS encoding Flp family type IVb pilin, with protein MVDMFIRCKIANCGATAIEYAILAAVISIAVIAAAQSMGVAISNNFNTIAKVVNTANSQNYQSFDSPKKLNTQDQLFKVKP; from the coding sequence ATGGTTGATATGTTTATACGCTGTAAAATTGCCAATTGTGGAGCTACTGCTATAGAATATGCTATACTTGCAGCTGTTATTTCTATTGCAGTTATTGCTGCAGCACAATCAATGGGAGTAGCAATCAGCAATAACTTTAATACCATTGCGAAAGTTGTAAATACAGCAAATTCTCAAAATTATCAAAGCTTTGATTCCCCAAAAAAGCTAAATACACAGGATCAACTTTTTAAAGTAAAACCATAA
- a CDS encoding Flp family type IVb pilin — MSFNLLQVFFRDESGATAIEYGLIAALVSVALIAGATALGGAINNNFNLLAAKMNNASSKYPS, encoded by the coding sequence ATGAGTTTTAATCTTTTACAGGTTTTTTTCAGAGATGAATCTGGAGCCACGGCTATAGAATATGGTTTGATTGCTGCTCTTGTTTCAGTTGCCTTAATTGCTGGTGCAACAGCTCTAGGTGGGGCTATAAACAATAACTTTAATCTTCTTGCTGCAAAGATGAATAATGCAAGTTCAAAATATCCATCATAG
- a CDS encoding Flp family type IVb pilin — MYVRFFKGFYKDESGATAIEYGLIAALVSVALIAGATALGNSISNTIKKLAKKMNVSSAIKP; from the coding sequence ATATATGTTAGATTTTTTAAAGGTTTTTATAAAGATGAATCTGGAGCCACAGCTATAGAATATGGTTTGATTGCTGCTCTTGTTTCAGTCGCCTTAATTGCTGGTGCAACAGCTCTAGGGAATTCTATAAGCAACACAATCAAGAAACTTGCTAAAAAAATGAATGTTTCAAGTGCTATTAAACCATAA
- a CDS encoding saccharopine dehydrogenase family protein → MKKNVLIIGAGGIAHVVAHKCAQNNDILGNINIASRTLEKCSKIVESIYQKKSIKIDNVIKTHTLDALNIEATKELIKKTKSQIVINVGSAFLNMSVLRACIDTNVAYIDTAIHEEPYKICETPPWYNNYEWKLSDECRTKKITALLGAGADPGVVNAYARFAKDKYFDTITDIDIVDVNAGKHDRYFATNFDPEINFREFTGVVYSWQNNQWCTNKMFEVSKEYELPVIGKRKVYLSGHDEIHSLFKNMDGANVRFWMGFSEHYINVFQVLKNLGLLSEQKITTAEGLEIVPLKLVKAVLPDPSSLAENYEGKICIGTFIKGKKNDAEREIFLYNISDHKTAYVEVGSQGISYTAGVPATAAAILIAKGVWDIGHMANIEELPSEPFLKTLNKIGFESFIREKNSDTPIQ, encoded by the coding sequence ATGAAAAAAAATGTTTTGATTATTGGTGCTGGAGGAATAGCACATGTAGTAGCACATAAATGCGCACAGAATAATGATATTCTCGGGAATATAAATATTGCTTCACGTACCTTAGAAAAGTGTTCTAAAATTGTTGAAAGCATTTATCAGAAAAAATCTATAAAAATTGACAACGTAATCAAAACCCATACATTAGATGCCTTAAACATAGAAGCTACTAAAGAGCTCATCAAGAAAACAAAATCCCAAATTGTTATAAATGTCGGTTCAGCCTTTCTTAACATGTCAGTATTGCGTGCTTGTATTGATACGAACGTAGCATATATTGATACTGCTATTCATGAAGAACCTTATAAGATTTGTGAAACTCCTCCTTGGTACAATAACTATGAATGGAAACTTTCAGATGAATGTCGCACCAAGAAAATTACAGCTCTTCTTGGTGCCGGCGCTGATCCTGGTGTTGTCAATGCATATGCCCGTTTTGCAAAAGACAAATATTTTGACACGATAACAGATATTGATATTGTAGATGTTAATGCTGGGAAACACGATAGGTATTTTGCAACCAATTTTGATCCAGAGATAAATTTTCGTGAATTTACAGGCGTAGTTTATAGCTGGCAAAATAATCAATGGTGCACCAATAAGATGTTTGAAGTCAGTAAAGAATATGAGCTCCCTGTTATTGGTAAACGAAAAGTCTATTTAAGCGGTCATGATGAGATTCATTCTTTATTTAAGAATATGGATGGAGCTAATGTACGTTTCTGGATGGGATTTAGTGAGCATTACATCAATGTTTTTCAGGTCCTAAAAAACCTTGGTCTGCTTTCTGAACAAAAAATTACAACTGCCGAAGGATTAGAAATTGTACCTCTTAAACTAGTTAAGGCTGTTTTGCCTGACCCTTCTTCCCTGGCAGAAAACTATGAAGGTAAAATATGTATAGGCACTTTTATAAAAGGCAAAAAAAATGATGCTGAGCGAGAAATATTTCTCTATAATATATCTGATCATAAAACAGCCTATGTAGAAGTAGGAAGTCAAGGTATATCTTACACTGCTGGAGTTCCTGCAACAGCTGCTGCGATTTTAATAGCTAAAGGAGTATGGGATATCGGACATATGGCAAATATAGAAGAACTTCCTTCAGAGCCTTTTCTTAAGACTCTTAATAAAATTGGTTTTGAAAGTTTTATCCGAGAAAAAAACAGTGATACTCCTATACAATAA
- a CDS encoding Flp family type IVb pilin yields the protein MKNIIHRFIHDQSGAVAIEYAMLIALISLALIAAASTLAQSIGTLFNNIGNKLTTLPLSPAK from the coding sequence ATGAAAAATATCATACACCGTTTTATACACGATCAATCTGGAGCTGTTGCTATAGAATATGCCATGCTTATTGCCCTTATTTCATTAGCTTTAATTGCTGCAGCAAGTACCCTAGCACAAAGCATTGGTACACTGTTTAACAATATCGGTAATAAGTTAACAACGCTACCCCTATCACCAGCTAAATAA
- a CDS encoding Flp family type IVb pilin, translated as MSFNILQVFFKDESGATAIEYVFLTSLVAMAMILVLTKTTQSINNNFNVIISAMNTVN; from the coding sequence ATGAGTTTTAATATTTTACAGGTTTTTTTTAAAGATGAATCTGGAGCCACGGCCATAGAATATGTTTTTCTAACCAGTTTGGTTGCTATGGCAATGATTCTTGTATTAACTAAGACTACACAATCTATCAACAATAATTTTAATGTGATTATTTCAGCTATGAATACTGTAAATTAA
- a CDS encoding pilus assembly protein N-terminal domain-containing protein: protein MTIIIFATYIIFYINPALAENKNQIHIPMGESKIIKFDMPISKVIIGDVRVLDAIETDPQTIVLTTKNYGSTNLVILDKEGNIVIDKTVIVTVSENNTVRIYRQTKREVFSCNPNCESNEIIPNTVK, encoded by the coding sequence ATGACCATTATAATTTTTGCTACGTATATTATTTTTTATATAAACCCTGCTCTAGCTGAAAACAAAAATCAAATTCATATACCAATGGGTGAATCTAAAATAATTAAATTCGATATGCCTATTTCAAAAGTAATTATCGGTGATGTAAGAGTTTTAGATGCCATAGAAACAGACCCGCAAACGATAGTACTCACAACTAAAAATTATGGGAGCACTAACCTCGTAATACTTGATAAAGAGGGAAATATTGTAATAGATAAAACTGTTATTGTAACGGTATCCGAGAATAACACTGTACGAATTTACCGCCAAACAAAACGTGAAGTATTTTCCTGCAATCCAAACTGCGAAAGCAATGAAATAATACCAAACACTGTAAAATAA
- the nspC gene encoding carboxynorspermidine decarboxylase produces the protein MIPTPYYLIDKLSLLKNLEKILHIREQSGVKVLLALKCFASWGVFDVMKKYLDGTTSSSLYEVRLGYEKFGGETHAYSVAYSNTEIDEVLLYCDKIIFNTISQLNQFKEKAQLSGKSIGLRINPSMSYSDFTLSDPNRPFSRLGEWDIERIKTAIDGVNGLMFHNNCENRSFPIFNKMLNNIEKTFGNFISCVDWVSLGGGIHFTDSNYPIELFCNRLKEFSQKYDIQIYLEPGEAVITETTTLEVTVLDTFFNGQNLAIVNSSVEAHMLDLLIYNQSAKVLPNTGPYRTMICGKSCLAGDIFGTFNFENPLQIGDRLSIQDAAGYSIVKKNWFNGVKMPAIVLKEIDGNLHILRDFTYNDYLYSIS, from the coding sequence ATGATTCCAACACCTTATTATCTAATTGATAAACTAAGTCTTCTTAAAAACTTAGAAAAAATTTTACATATACGTGAGCAATCCGGTGTTAAGGTACTTCTTGCGTTAAAGTGCTTTGCTTCATGGGGCGTGTTTGACGTTATGAAAAAATATCTAGACGGTACAACATCTTCATCTTTATATGAAGTACGACTAGGGTATGAAAAATTTGGAGGAGAAACCCATGCATATAGTGTGGCCTATAGTAATACCGAAATTGACGAAGTTCTTCTATATTGCGACAAGATTATATTCAATACCATCTCTCAACTGAATCAATTTAAAGAAAAGGCTCAACTTTCAGGGAAAAGTATTGGTTTACGAATAAATCCTTCTATGTCTTATTCCGATTTCACTCTATCTGACCCCAATCGTCCATTTAGCCGTTTAGGGGAATGGGATATTGAGCGAATAAAAACTGCTATAGATGGTGTCAATGGTTTAATGTTTCATAATAACTGCGAAAATCGATCCTTCCCTATATTCAATAAAATGCTCAATAATATTGAAAAGACATTTGGGAATTTTATTTCTTGTGTCGACTGGGTTAGTTTAGGTGGAGGAATCCATTTCACAGATAGTAATTACCCAATAGAACTCTTCTGTAATCGTTTGAAAGAATTTTCACAAAAATATGATATACAAATATATCTTGAACCTGGAGAAGCAGTTATAACTGAAACCACCACTTTAGAGGTTACAGTTCTTGATACATTTTTTAATGGACAAAATCTTGCGATTGTCAATTCGTCTGTAGAGGCACATATGCTGGATCTTCTGATATATAACCAAAGCGCCAAGGTATTACCAAACACTGGACCTTATCGTACTATGATATGCGGAAAATCATGTCTTGCTGGCGATATTTTTGGTACATTCAACTTTGAAAATCCCTTACAAATAGGAGACAGACTTTCTATTCAAGATGCTGCAGGTTATAGCATCGTTAAAAAAAATTGGTTTAATGGCGTAAAGATGCCCGCAATTGTTCTCAAGGAAATAGATGGTAATTTGCATATATTGCGTGATTTTACTTACAATGATTATCTTTATAGCATTTCTTGA
- a CDS encoding uracil-DNA glycosylase: protein MLSTHKLSQKQLITIALFYAEAGVNWVFEPEKLKKSIKLHEAYMPTKNVSLPKYIESKTTTLPFLDSGIIEKAQSVAKKSLTLIQLKSGISSFNSLVLKNNTLSTICAHQTGEESGLMVIGYTPSREDEKRGKAFSGKAGHMLDQMLKSIGLVRQKICVSMIIPWCPTGNRKLENIEIEACRPFIERQIELVSPRFILLLGNSSSQFFFGKDCLLHANRNKWSEIYIAGKKIPTLSTLHPQELFISPLSKKLAWHDLIILKTAFDNT, encoded by the coding sequence ATGTTATCTACACATAAGCTATCTCAAAAACAACTTATAACTATTGCACTTTTTTATGCTGAAGCAGGTGTAAATTGGGTATTCGAACCGGAAAAATTAAAAAAATCTATAAAGCTTCACGAAGCTTACATGCCAACAAAGAATGTTTCACTTCCAAAATATATTGAATCAAAAACAACAACTTTACCCTTTTTAGATTCTGGTATCATCGAAAAAGCACAATCAGTGGCCAAAAAATCTTTGACGTTAATTCAACTGAAATCGGGTATCTCTTCTTTTAATAGTCTTGTGCTAAAAAATAATACTCTTTCTACTATCTGCGCGCATCAAACAGGAGAAGAAAGTGGCCTTATGGTCATAGGCTATACACCTAGCAGAGAGGATGAAAAACGTGGAAAAGCTTTTTCTGGTAAAGCCGGACATATGTTAGATCAAATGCTTAAGTCTATTGGGCTTGTACGGCAAAAAATATGTGTTTCAATGATTATTCCTTGGTGTCCAACAGGAAACAGAAAACTAGAAAATATAGAAATAGAAGCATGCCGTCCATTCATAGAACGTCAAATTGAGCTAGTATCTCCACGCTTTATTCTCTTGCTCGGGAATTCTTCTTCTCAATTCTTTTTTGGAAAAGATTGTCTTCTCCACGCCAATCGCAATAAATGGTCTGAAATTTATATAGCAGGAAAAAAAATTCCAACATTATCTACATTGCATCCTCAAGAACTCTTCATCTCTCCTCTCAGTAAAAAACTTGCTTGGCATGATCTCATCATTTTAAAAACTGCATTTGATAATACTTGA
- a CDS encoding LON peptidase substrate-binding domain-containing protein, whose translation MQFTNVIYKTREDLPSVIPVFPVLGMLLLPGGTLSINIFETFCVTMVDSVLAGNRLVGLIQPEICNLHVKAQEQYLSQIGCIGRITAFAETGDGGYIITLTGICRFRLLEEAYQLNPWRCFYIAPFVADLEAEEDSGVDRVALLKVFRNYLLANNLDADWESVEKASNVGLVNSLSMMSVFSAAEKQALLEAPDFRTRARILIAIMQITLAHNSYGYKKYLQ comes from the coding sequence ATGCAGTTTACTAATGTGATATATAAAACCCGTGAGGATCTTCCTAGCGTGATACCGGTGTTTCCTGTTCTAGGCATGTTATTGTTGCCAGGAGGTACTTTGTCGATTAATATCTTCGAAACTTTTTGTGTAACGATGGTTGATTCTGTTCTTGCAGGTAATCGTTTGGTGGGGTTGATACAGCCGGAAATTTGCAATCTTCATGTAAAAGCTCAAGAGCAGTATTTGTCTCAGATTGGTTGTATAGGGCGTATTACTGCTTTTGCTGAAACAGGAGATGGTGGCTATATCATTACTCTCACAGGTATTTGTCGCTTTCGATTATTGGAAGAGGCATATCAATTAAATCCTTGGCGTTGTTTTTATATTGCTCCGTTTGTTGCGGATCTTGAAGCCGAAGAAGATAGCGGTGTAGACCGTGTGGCTTTATTAAAAGTTTTTCGTAACTATCTTTTGGCAAATAATTTAGATGCTGATTGGGAAAGTGTTGAGAAAGCAAGTAATGTAGGTTTAGTAAACTCGCTTTCTATGATGTCAGTATTCAGCGCTGCTGAGAAACAGGCACTGCTGGAAGCCCCTGATTTTAGAACACGTGCACGAATACTAATTGCTATTATGCAGATAACTCTTGCACATAATTCTTATGGTTATAAGAAGTATTTACAATAG
- the cpaB gene encoding Flp pilus assembly protein CpaB encodes MKLVRITILAVSAVAAGFAGILAMHLARNRPVQKVEIEKSSTIKFANVLVSNENIPIGARINKNILSWIAWPADNVFDGFITEDKRPKAIEELDGAVIRLPILKGEPVRTEKLVDSSNRIMSSILPSGKRAIAMDISVSTGAGGFILPNDRVDVMMVRMLEEGKSSAETILSNIRVLAIDQNIEDGKDGQKSSIGSTATLELTPEQVKVILSAQQMASRLALVLRSTADSKEPDTDYPHGFLGGGGVEIIKSGVVSHHNNIEGLSK; translated from the coding sequence ATGAAACTCGTTCGAATTACAATACTTGCCGTATCTGCCGTTGCGGCCGGATTTGCTGGAATTTTGGCAATGCATCTTGCAAGAAATCGCCCTGTTCAAAAAGTTGAGATAGAAAAAAGCTCAACTATAAAGTTTGCTAATGTTTTAGTGTCTAATGAAAATATACCTATAGGCGCAAGAATCAATAAAAATATTTTATCTTGGATTGCATGGCCTGCAGATAATGTTTTTGACGGTTTTATTACTGAAGATAAACGTCCTAAAGCAATTGAAGAATTGGATGGCGCTGTAATACGTTTGCCTATTTTAAAGGGTGAGCCAGTGCGTACTGAAAAGTTGGTAGATTCTTCTAATAGGATCATGTCGTCTATTCTTCCCTCTGGAAAGCGTGCCATTGCCATGGATATTTCTGTTTCAACAGGCGCAGGAGGTTTTATATTGCCCAATGATCGTGTTGATGTGATGATGGTACGTATGCTTGAAGAAGGGAAATCTTCTGCTGAAACTATACTGAGTAACATAAGGGTTCTTGCTATAGATCAAAATATAGAAGATGGAAAAGATGGACAAAAATCATCAATTGGATCAACAGCAACTTTAGAGCTTACTCCTGAGCAAGTAAAAGTTATACTTTCGGCACAGCAAATGGCGAGTAGATTAGCTCTTGTATTGCGTTCTACAGCTGATTCCAAGGAGCCTGATACAGACTATCCACATGGATTTTTGGGTGGTGGTGGCGTAGAAATTATAAAATCAGGAGTTGTTTCTCATCATAATAATATAGAAGGACTGTCGAAATGA
- a CDS encoding Trm112 family protein, whose amino-acid sequence MDNDISTIDPKLLELLVCPVTRANLMLSADGKELISENASLAYPIRKGIPILLASEARKN is encoded by the coding sequence ATGGATAACGATATTAGTACAATTGATCCAAAGCTATTAGAGCTTTTAGTATGTCCTGTGACAAGGGCTAATCTTATGTTATCAGCTGACGGTAAAGAGCTTATTTCAGAGAACGCATCCCTTGCATATCCAATTCGCAAAGGTATTCCTATTCTGCTTGCATCAGAAGCTCGTAAAAATTGA
- a CDS encoding A24 family peptidase gives MIPAIVFLVVPFCLAVAAFSDLFSTTIPNRVSVVLLGSFVLVLPFMNFEISLIGLHFLAGFILFSFCFFLFAMNIMGGGDVKLLTSMAVWFGWDSSLVEFLIYVSILGGILSLIVVFLRSQRFWISVTGMPIPSSLLISDKIPYGLAIAVAGFISYPDSVIFKIALNGLIN, from the coding sequence GTGATTCCTGCTATCGTTTTTCTTGTAGTGCCTTTTTGTTTGGCAGTTGCAGCATTTTCTGATCTTTTTTCTACGACGATCCCTAATCGTGTTTCAGTTGTTTTGTTGGGTTCATTTGTTTTGGTTCTCCCATTTATGAATTTTGAGATTTCGTTAATTGGATTGCATTTTTTGGCAGGCTTTATTTTGTTTTCTTTTTGTTTCTTTTTGTTTGCAATGAATATAATGGGCGGTGGAGATGTAAAGCTTTTAACATCTATGGCTGTATGGTTCGGATGGGATTCATCTCTTGTGGAATTTTTAATTTATGTTTCTATTCTTGGAGGAATTTTGTCCTTGATTGTTGTGTTTCTTAGGTCTCAGCGTTTCTGGATTTCAGTAACAGGTATGCCAATTCCTTCAAGCCTTCTGATCTCTGATAAAATACCTTATGGCTTAGCTATTGCTGTTGCCGGTTTTATATCCTATCCGGACAGCGTTATATTTAAAATAGCACTTAATGGATTAATTAATTAG